In the Oryza glaberrima chromosome 6, OglaRS2, whole genome shotgun sequence genome, one interval contains:
- the LOC127776843 gene encoding uncharacterized protein LOC127776843, protein MEGDEGAAAAAARIRLVRCPKCDKFLPELPAYSVYVCGGCGAALQAKKKYSAQGSDNSDNGHVKYLEVLESVAEAPEAMDGATADGRSIPNRISALHSRSVYNHEDNRMARGPSTSTGEATIRNDGREAKYMRIRNVENADMMKSVRGRGISDISPRSPIDGIPPTSYQAESLVNYQLQSKYRFSNREHANDRELDGPSRVRGLEKDRAELLRMLDELRDQVQQSCEVTDAPSRSATTNRPADASSSHGAHDQPNQLRHDPSVLHWNGSHHSPSLNVQSPNIPQVHAPLPTRQNLHGYAEPIPHARASSYHAGAGYPCRNVDNFFFGHHDPDPLLSCHHEGLYHQPVCSCFNCYHREFLPVQGTPLGFTDQRAPYLMNSYGAYPVEGPLYGQQRYTSRGTNTSLQRNHLRTNVRKKPAQTCEPIAGGAPFTICYNCYEVLRIPMKHSLLGKEYKLMCGSCSHAILVNLDGSRLNVSEPAPGINLSAALQNGIGDSMRNNGHANADERLLPQYCFSNGSHESQEKDLESSSSESDSKHTPLGTDSENTPQSRDLPSEANVISHVPSLPHHDRCGFSPSEDSGKGSRSTHSEHEKAILFTESCKRNSIKDVCVANETQSPVDEFDYTLYAQDMLNLPQNVGHTRSTKAGDSFLTNLIKRSFKMNNGTRNGRARIFVNGFPISDRAVRKAEKLAGEICPGDYWYDYRAGFWGVMGRPCLGMIPPYIPEFNYPMPKNCGGGNTGIFINGRELHQKDLDLLVSRGLSDSPGRSYIVENSGKVSDEVSGEELYGLGKLAPTVEKMRRGFGMRVPRIIQ, encoded by the exons ATGGAAGGGgacgagggcgcggcggcggcggcggcgaggataaGGCTGGTGCGGTGCCCCAAGTGCGACAAGTTCTTGCCGGAGCTCCCCGCCTACTCCGTCTACgtctgcggcggctgcggcgccgctCTCCAAG CAAAGAAGAAGTACTCAGCCCAAGGTTCTGATAACTCTGATAATGGACATGTgaagtaccttgaggtactaGAGAGTGTTGCGGAGGCGCCTGAAGCAATGGATGGTGCTACCGCTGATGGTAGATCTATACCCAATAGAATTTCAGCTTTGCACAGTAGATCAGTTTACAACCATGAAGACAATCGAATGGCAAGAGGTCCAAGTACTTCAACAGGTGAAGCTACTATTAGAAACGATGGTAGGGAGGCAAAGTACATGCGCATCCGTAATGTGGAAAATGCTGACATGATGAAATCAGTAAGAGGAAGAGGTATATCTGACATATCTCCGAGGTCTCCAATCGATGGAATTCCACCCACCTCTTACCAAGCGGAAAGCCTTGTCAACTACCAATTACAGTCAAAATACAGATTCTCCAACAGGGAGCATGCCAATGATAGGGAATTGGATGGTCCAAGCAGAGTTAGGGGCCTTGAGAAAGATCGTGCTGAGCTCTTGAGGATGCTTGATGAGTTGAGAGACCAGGTGCAGCAATCATGTGAGGTTACTGATGCACCAAGTAGAAGTGCTACAACTAATAGACCTGCAGATGCCTCAAGTTCACATGGTGCGCATGATCAGCCAAATCAGCTGAGGCATGATCCATCTGTATTGCATTGGAATGGTTCTCATCACTCGCCATCCTTGAATGTGCAAAGTCCTAATATCCCACAAGTCCATGCTCCATTGCCTACTCGACAGAATCTTCATGGATATGCAGAGCCCATCCCGCATGCGAGAGCCTCTAGCTATCATGCTGGTGCTGGTTACCCCTGCAGAAATGTTGATAATTTCTTCTTTGGACATCATGATCCTGACCCTTTGCTCTCATGTCACCATGAAGGCTTGTACCATCAGCCCGTCTGTTCTTGCTTCAATTGTTACCACCGAGAGTTTTTGCCTGTACAGGGAACTCCCCTTGGTTTTACTGATCAAAGGGCACCATACCTTATGAACAGTTATGGAGCATATCCTGTAGAGGGTCCCCTATATGGTCAGCAGAGATACACTTCAAGAGGTACTAATACTTCTTTACAGAGGAATCACCTGAGGACCAATGTAAGGAAGAAACCGGCACAAACTTGTGAGCCGATTGCAGGTGGTGCCCCTTTCACCATATGCTACAATTGCTATGAAGTGCTGCGAATACCAATGAAACATTCTTTGTTGGGAAAGGAGTATAAGCTGATGTGTGGATCATGCTCACATGCAATTCTAGTCAACCTTGATGGAAGCAGGCTCAATGTTTCAGAACCTGCGCCCGGTATAAATTTATCTGCTGCACTGCAAAATGGTATTGGTGATAGCATGAGAAACAATGGGCATGCTAATGCTGATGAGAGGTTGCTTCCACAATATTGTTTTTCTAATGGAAGTCATGAATCTCAAGAAAAAGATCTAGAATCAAGTTCAAGTGAATCAGATAGCAAACACACTCCTCTAGGGACTGATTCTGAAAATACTCCCCAGTCCAGGGATCTTCCTTCTGAAGCCAATGTAATTTCCCATGTACCAAGTTTACCGCATCATGATCGTTGTGGATTCTCACCATCGGAAGATTCTGGAAAGGGAAGTAGAAGTACCCATTCTGAACATGAAAAGGCTATCCTATTTACTGAAAGTTGCAAACGGAACTCAATTAAAGATGTATGTGTAGCCAATGAGACACAGTCGCCAGTCGATGAGTTTGATTATACTTTATATGCACAAGATATGCTAAATTTGCCACAAAATGTTGGCCATACTAGGTCTACAAAGGCAGGCGATTCATTTCTAACCAATCTCATTAAAAGGAGCTTCAAAATGAACAATGGAACACGCAATGGAAGAGCAAGGATTTTTGTTAATGGCTTTCCTATCTCTGACCGTGCAGTCAGGAAGGCTGAGAAGCTAGCTGGAGAAATCTGTCCTGGTGATTACTG GTATGATTATCGTGCTGGGTTCTGGGGTGTTATGGGGCGACCCTGCCTTGGCATGATACCT cCTTATATTCCAGAGTTCAATTATCCTATGCCCAAGAACTGTGGTGGTGGAAACACCGGCATATTTATTAATGGGAGAGAACTTCATCAGAAGGATTTGGATCTACTTGTGTCTCGAGGACTGTCTGATTCCCCTGGCAGATCTTATATAGTTGAAAATTCTGGGAAAGTTTCAGATGAAGTTTCTGGTGAAGAGCTTTATGGCCTTGGCAAGCTTGCACCGAC TGTGGAGAAAATGAGGCGCGGATTTGGCATGCGAGTCCCAAGAATCATCCAGTGA